In one window of Pseudomonadota bacterium DNA:
- a CDS encoding transposase, producing MAFGLLAAYLGDRFWTRSKRGRTPFLRMLFSAHAKNCPFGVYRCPAPHCSARHRREDVFFDEADRVAYLGWLDEYCAESKVKVLAYCLMTNHVHVVAVPGSDQALERVFRPLHTRYAQRVNRAKGRLFSSALDDTYRWAVIRYVERNPARARRVRRAENYPSSRAAAHCGLKVDRILTADPAWIA from the coding sequence GTGGCGTTCGGCTTGCTCGCGGCCTATCTCGGAGACCGATTCTGGACGCGGAGTAAAAGGGGACGCACACCTTTTCTAAGGATGCTATTCTCGGCTCATGCTAAGAATTGCCCGTTCGGTGTTTACCGGTGCCCCGCGCCACATTGCTCAGCGCGGCACCGGCGCGAGGATGTTTTCTTTGACGAAGCGGACCGCGTAGCGTATCTGGGCTGGCTGGATGAATACTGCGCGGAATCCAAAGTCAAGGTATTGGCCTATTGCCTGATGACCAACCATGTCCATGTAGTGGCGGTTCCCGGAAGCGACCAGGCCTTGGAGCGTGTGTTCCGTCCTTTGCACACCCGATACGCGCAGCGCGTCAATCGTGCAAAGGGACGGCTTTTCTCCTCGGCCCTGGACGACACCTACCGGTGGGCGGTAATCCGATACGTGGAACGCAACCCTGCTCGCGCACGGAGGGTACGGCGGGCCGAGAATTACCCATCGTCGCGTGCGGCGGCCCATTGTGGTCTTAAAGTGGACAGGATTCTGACTGCTGATCCGGCGTGGATTGCGTAG